The stretch of DNA AGCCTCCGCGGAGCAGGGCGCAGGCTCCCTGGGCATGTGGAGCCTCCAGAGGGCGACTGTCACCTTCCCAAGGGTGAGCAGGTGGTGCCAGGCTGCCCCAGGGACCAGGGCACCCAGCTCCTTAATGAGGAGACCTGGCACTTGGAGGGGAGCTCTAGGCTTGACTGGGGTCGGTGACTTTGCCTGAAAAGATGATGCTCTGGGTGTCTTTGTGAATtatggaaaagagaaagggcCTGTTGAAATGCACCGTCAAAAACTCTATGGATGTGAGTTCTATGCTGATTCCCGTGGCAGCAGCTCCTTCCGTGCCCTCCTCGTCCACGTCAAGCACAGCTCTGTGGACCACCTGTGGGAACACCAGTCATTACCCACGAGAGAACTCCTCTAAGGGGACTGACACTCatccagcagcagctgctggcctgtcacTGTGCCATCAGCCTGCTCAATCTGCTTGTTCCCCCGACACACCTTTCAGTGGGGTCACGCAGTTGTGATGCACGGGTGTGCAAACGGAGGCTCCAAGGCTCGAAGAGAGTTGCCCAGGGGTCACAGAGGCAAAGAGCAGGGGCTCCCTTCTCTCTTAAACCAGAGACGgtgctgcctccccacccccagcccagctgcaGGAGGCAGGGAAGCCCCTTTTCCTACGGACAACTGTCCACGGCCCGTCCACGGCCAAGAAGCAGATGGGCTGGGGTGCCTTTTGCACGTGTCCAGCCTCAGCTCCGTGTCCCTGGGGCCCTCGGCTACTTTGCAGAGGATGTGGTGGCTTCCCAGCCTGGGACCCCGCGGCCCCTTGGCATACAGGCATCCTTTGGCAGGTGGGATGCAGGGGAGACTAGGGGGCTGCCCGGTCACCCTCATTCTCTCTGACCACTCTGCTCCCAAGGTCTCCGTGCCAGGGCCCCTGATGTTCTTCCCGTGGGCTCTTCGTGTGTTTGCATCATGACGGCTCTATGGCCAGTGCTATCCTCTCTTTCCTCTGACCCGCTCTGCTGGGCACCACACACCAGCCAGGAAGCATGATCTTCCTTTTGAGGGGAGAAGTTGGAGGGGTACGGGAGTTTAATCATCTGCCTCTACAGGCTGTGAACAACGGAGCCTGGCCTGGGGGTCCCCGGCTTGACCTCCCCGGGTCCCTCCGCATGAGAGGCTTCTGGGTCACATCATCTGTCAGGTCAGATGGGGACCTGGCCACAACATGAGAGTCGCCCAGGGAGGGGGACTGAGTTACAAGAAAGGCAATGACTTTGCCAATTCTGGTTTACCCGAACGTCTCTCGGGCCCTCGCTTTTCACCCTCCGATGAGGAAGATGGACTGTCCAGTGTGAAGACTGACCTGGGAAACTTTCAGGCGTGCTTGATCTGTGATTCCTGACAGGTCAGCCTGATGGCTGAAGACTTTCTTAATGCCCAGGTGGGGAAGGATGTCATGCAGCGTATAGTCCCCGGAGACGGAAAACCGTGGCAGGTGGAGGGCAGTTATCCGtctaggaaacaagaaaataaacgTGAACTTCTGCTCGGAAGGCTGTGCCACTGATCACCCCTCACAGCACAGCCTTCTTGGTTCCACGCCCATTGCCGCCTTACCCCAGAAAAGAAGGTTCCTTTCCTCGGGTTCTTACCCCCCCAGGCTACATCTCCTGAACCCACTAGGCCTCCGTTCACCTCTGCAGGAGTCTATCAGGCCAGGCAGTCAccaaggctggggctggggcggtgCCCACGCCTGGTCCTGCTTCTCCCCCGGGCGCCTGCAGGGCAGCGCGAACCTCCCTCAGTCCAACAGGGAGTCCGCCGCTGCTGGGAGACTCTGCTGTGGCCACTGGCTCCATGGGCACcaagagggcttcctggaggaggtgccatGGAGCCCGAGTCCCAGAGGTGGGAAGGAGCTGGCTGGGAACCAGGAGGACAGGGGGCAGGCGGAGGCACTtgcaggaaagagggaggaaagaggggctGCGCCACAGCGTGGAGGGCAGGTGAGTGTGGGGGGCAGGGAAgtgagggctgggcaggggcttgGGGGGACatggagggctgggggctgcatCCAAGGGCCTTGGGGACATCAATCAACGAATCGAAGGGCCCCATCTTGCCTTCCACAACCATTACTCCCTTGGATCTGCCGAACCTCCCACTCAGGACAGTGGATCAAGGACTGTCCCTCTCAGGAGGCAGCTGAGCcccagagaagcagagggagtGGCTGGGGGACCGTGAGCCTGGGAGCGGGGCTCTGGGGCTGGAgctctcccccaccaccccctgcaCTGCTGCCCACACACCCTCCCTGTGCCTCTTGCAGACACAGGGCCAGCACTGCCTCTCCCTCTGTTGTCCCTCTCGTTCTTCCACGTTCTGGCCTGTGTGTCTGCCCACATTTTATCCAGAATCCACCTGCTTCTCACACTTGCTGGCTCCCTCCTGGTCCAGCCCCAGCTGCTGCCCCTGGTGACTGCACTGGGCTCCaggctggcctccctgcctccaggcttGTCTCTGCAGACTGGTCTCCACTCAGCCCCCTGGGGGATCCCACTGGACATGACCCAATCAGTCATTCTCTCACTTCAGACCTTGTGCTGACTCTCTGTTTACATTCGGGGGCGGGGTGGCAGTCAAGGGGTCTGCAGCCCCCACAGAACCTGACCTCCCCGGGGGCCCTGACCTCTCCCaacttcccccctccctccctctgcttctgCTGCTCTGGCCTCCCTGATCCTCAATCACAGCAGGCTCCTCCTGCCTTTGAGGCTGTGCACAGGCTGTTCCCCGTGCCAGGAATGCTTTTCCCTGACATCGTCTCGGGGCTCAATTCCTCACCTCAAACGTCATCTGACGGTCACCCTATTTAAAATCTCAAACGACGTCTGGGGTCGAATTTCCTAATCATTTTATTCTACTTTCCTAGGCCCCCTCCCCATTCCTTCCCTTTCGACACACCAGGGAATTCATTTCATTTGCTCCTTGTCCGTCTCCTCAATTACGCACTAAGCGGCGCGAGGGCAGGGGTTAAGGCTTCGTCTGCCACCCTCCCCTCGGGATCTAAATTAGCCCCTGCACGTAGTAGGTCCTCAGTGATCCTACGGACCCCGTGAGACTGGACGACTGATGAAAGGAGGGAGTGTAACGCGGAGCCCGCGCGGAGCTGACCTCAGAGCCGGCCTCCCCTGAGCCCGGATGCCAGTCAGGGTTCTGACCCGGCGCCCCCCTCAGACTGGCAGACACAGAGTCAACACGTgggagggttgggggggtggCAGATGCCTGAAGTCCGGTTCTTATCCGAGTGCGAGGCGCCTCGGCCCCTTACACAAAGGAAAACTTCAGGCCAAGGCCACGCAGGCACCAAAGGGCAAGGTCATTCCCGGCTGGGCTCTCCCGCCTCTGCCCCCGCCCAGGATGGGAGTGAGGCCCCGAGTGCTGGGGATCAGGAGTCCAGGACAAGAGGGAAGGGCCCAGGAGgcaggtgccccccaccccctgcaaagcACCGGGTGCTGGGGACAGTCACCTCTGGTGCAGGGAGTCTCTCCACCTCCTCAGCGTCTCCGGGAGCAGCTGGGCTTCCACGGCCGCCATCCTGCCGTCGTCAGGGAGGATGAAGAGCGCGCTGTCGTTGCTGGTGTACGGGAGCTCCACCACCGTGCAGGCCAGCTCCTCGTCCCGGAAGTAAGGCAGGGTCCGGCCCGAAATGCCCATCATGGGCACCCTCACCGTCCTGTTCTTGCTCACGTGGAAATCTGCCTCCGTGGTAAAGCTGGGATCAAAGGGCGTCTTCCACTtggctggaggcagagggagagtcgAGAGTCTGAGATGCAAGggctgcctgcctctgccccctctGCCCTGATCCCTGGGGGTGAAGACACCCCACACACCAACACCCCCATGTGCCCCTAGGGGCGGCCTCCTAGGTCTGCACATCCTCCTGGGCAGGTGGGGACGCCCTTGGGGATGGGGTGATCCCCACAGGTCGGGGGGTGAAGGGGCCAGGAAGGAAGCCTGGGTAACTGTGCTACGTGAGCAACCAAGAGGGATGTGGGGGGCAAGGGAGAGGTGGGCGCAGGCTGGGCCTGGGGACAAATGGGACATCCTGGTCCTTGAGGGAACAGCGTGAGTGACCAGAGGTTAGGCGTTGGCCTCTCAGAGAGGGCACATCTCCGCAGGCTTGGGGACCAGGCTGGATCAGGAGCCCCATGGGGCCCGGGAGGGCAGGGCGGGGTCAGCAGAGGAGAAGGCTCGGGTCTCCCCACCCCGGGAGTTTGGAGCACTCAGTGGGGAGCTTCTCCAGCAGAGCAGAGCCCTGGGGCTTCCCTGGGCGTGTGGTCTCCCCACTTCCAGCTTTGTTCCCAGCCTTCCCTGTGTGCCCATGAGTGGAAGGAAAGCTGAGCTGCCTGGAGTgtccctggggcaggtgggggtggcACAGATTCGCAGGACAGGACAAGGCAGGGAGGGAAGACAGGAAAGCACAGGAGATTCGAACATCAAACATCCCAAGACAGATCTGGATTTTTTCCCAGAGACAAGCAATTCGGTGCCTTCATTTACAGAGGAAAACCCAGGCAGGCCCTGGCCACTGCCAGAGCCCAGCAGGAGCCCCTGGCTCGGGACTAACCTGCCTCCCCCCAGCCAGTGTCTCTTAGGCACCTGACCGCCCCGGGCTCAGTGGCCCTGGTGTCCTTATCTATTCCGGGTCCTCTCTGTGCGCTGCTGGCTTCCGGTGTGAAATCTGCCTTCCCGCTCATCAGCATCGAGTCCCGGGCTGAGGTGGGCAAGGCTCAGTTTCTATCCGTGGGAAGGGGCCCTGGACCAACCGGAGACTGGGAGAACCTCCTGTCCTGGCTGCTCCTCTTCCCTGAGGCTTCCTCCCCGTGAGGGCCTTGCCACGCCCACTCGCTTACTTATCAAGGAGCACAGTTGAAACCCCGGGGGCGGCCGGGCTCCCCAGAGGCTGCCTCAGGGTGAGGCCAGCTGCcaaccccacctctgcccccagaAACCAAGTCCCCTTCAACCTGACCCAGGTCAGGCACAGGCCGCGGTGTGCCAAGTGCAAGCCTCCCTGAGCGGGTCCAAAAGCGTCTCATTGCGCAGGAACCTGGCGTCCCGCCCGCCCCAGGGATCTGAAAGCAAAGCTCCATCCACCTGCCAGCCAGGCAAAACTGCAGCCAGCATACAggtctccctctgccccaggcaaAGACTTAGGAGGCTTCCGAGCCCTTAGCTTCCGCAATAAAAACTGCCACTCGGAAAAACCCCAAATAGACAAATCCTATGTTTGGGACACAGCCTCGGTGCCAAGCCCCCCTCAGCCAAgggcagcccccccgccccccgcccagtAATGTTTTAACTAAGGACACACTGGCTGAGGCAAGACAGAAATAAGCCCGAAGTTACAAAACTTCATGCGTTTCCCTCTGAACCCCAACAGGGCACCCACCTTTAAAGTAGATGCAGTTCACCAGAACCAGGACGGTATCCGGGGAAAGTTGTTTGAACAAATCCACAATTTTCCCCTTGGTCTTATTCTTCACATAGTTGTTGATGAACTCTACGGCAGCATCGGAGTCCTTAAAGCTGATGGAGAAGGCCTCGGAGAAGTACAGCTCACGGGCATCTTGGACGAACTTGTCCAGCAGCTTCAGCCGCTCATCCACGAACATGGCGTTGCCCACGTTCAGCTGCAGCAGGTTGCTGGGTTGGCTGAGGGCCCGCAGGAGGTGCTGGAAGCCCTGGTGGATTTCTGCCTCGGGGGTCTTTGTGAGGTTGAACTTGAGGCCTTCCAGGAGCTCTGTCAGGGTGGAGCCTCGGGCCCCCAGAGACAGGAAGGCCAAGGCTATGGAGACGCTCAGCGGGGAGAAGATGACGTTCTTATTGGGGTCTAAAGAAACCAGCTGCTTGTAGAGGCTGAAGGCGAAGTCGGTGTTGCTGGAGACGACGGCGGTGTTGTGCGCTGGCAGCTTCGTGATCTGGCCCTTCAGGGTCACAGTCTTTGAGGCAAGGTCATCCGCTGGGACGCAGTGGACCCTGGAGCAGAGCCCAGCCACCAGGAGGcccagagccaggaagagggACATGCCCTCCGCCCTCATGTCTGAAAAGCAAAACTCCTTTAGGTCTCAGAGGTCAGAAGCTGCCCCGAGCACCTCCCGTTTCCCCTGTGTGGCCTGCAGTCTGCTGTCTCTGCTGCTCTGTCACCTCCCAGGGGGAGGCACCTCCTGGGCTCCCATTATCCAGGAGGCTGGTCTGGGCTCCCTCTCAGCCTTTGAGCAAGTGCGAGAATGGTTCCCAGGCTCCCCAGCGGAGAactgggcccagagaggggaaggggcttTTCCCAGGTCCCACAGCAGGCACGCGGAGGAGCGAGGGTGAGAAGCCTGGGGTGCCAGGCTCCGAGGTGGGGAAGCTGGTGATGGGGGAGGTGCTATCCAGGGAGAACCCGTCCCCCTCCTGCCGGGGGAGCAGACACCCTCAGAGGGGACTGGGAGGCAGGGGCTCCTTTTCCACTAGGTCCCCTGTGTGTCCCCAGGTGGAACCCCAGGGAGGAACCCTGCCCTGACTCAGAGGCCACAGGGCCCCTCCTGGCCTCTTGATGACaagtgtgacctcaggcaggcaggcaggtcgTGGTGCCTGCTCACAGTGAGGGTTCAGTGAGCAGGGCCCCCAAAGGCATCGGGAGCAGAGCTGGAGCATAGGTGGCCCTGCTAGGGGCCGGGGGAAAGGCCCAGGTTGCTAGAGTGTTCTTTCCAGCCCCTGCCAGGTGCCCACATGGTGGGTGTCTCCACCATCAGCCTGGAAAGGCCTCCAGGTGGGGAGGAAGCAGCCTGGCCTCAGGGTCTCAGAGAGGTGAATGAGGGTTTCATTGTGATCACTTGTGATGGCTCTGTGGTGACAAGCAAGTGACTAAAGCTCTCTGAGCCCCAGATCCCATTTCTGTGCAACATGTTGAATGGCTCAGGTGACATAAATGATGCCTGGCCAAGAAGAGGAATTCTCGGGCTGTCACCTCCTCCACACGCCACCACCTCTCAGTATCTACAAGTTTCTCAGTATCTCCAAGCTGTGGTCCCTGGGGACAGGGGACGGTGCCTCTGCACAAAAGCCTGAAAGAGGCTGAGTTCAACGGTGGGGACCTCAAGAAGCAGGATTATTTCCCTTCAGCCTCTGCCCGCTCAGCGCAGAGTTTAGAAGAGATGTTTGGACGGCAGGGGGGttaggagggaggaggggaagagagagaaaagcaga from Sus scrofa isolate TJ Tabasco breed Duroc chromosome 7, Sscrofa11.1, whole genome shotgun sequence encodes:
- the LOC100153899 gene encoding serpin A3-8 — translated: MRAEGMSLFLALGLLVAGLCSRVHCVPADDLASKTVTLKGQITKLPAHNTAVVSSNTDFAFSLYKQLVSLDPNKNVIFSPLSVSIALAFLSLGARGSTLTELLEGLKFNLTKTPEAEIHQGFQHLLRALSQPSNLLQLNVGNAMFVDERLKLLDKFVQDARELYFSEAFSISFKDSDAAVEFINNYVKNKTKGKIVDLFKQLSPDTVLVLVNCIYFKAKWKTPFDPSFTTEADFHVSKNRTVRVPMMGISGRTLPYFRDEELACTVVELPYTSNDSALFILPDDGRMAAVEAQLLPETLRRWRDSLHQRRITALHLPRFSVSGDYTLHDILPHLGIKKVFSHQADLSGITDQARLKVSQVVHRAVLDVDEEGTEGAAATGISIELTSIEFLTVHFNRPFLFSIIHKDTQSIIFSGKVTDPSQA